The DNA segment AATTATTTGTCTTACAATAGCTTTGACAAACTTTCAATTTCTCATATGAAATGCTATAGAATTCTAATATTATTAAATAATTAGAAGAATCAATTTTTTAATTGATTTATGAGCCGTTCAGAAAAAGAACATATTTAAGTTTAAATTATTTGCAAAAATATAATAATAATGAAAAAAATTCTAATCACCGGAGGTGCCGGTTTCGTGGGGTCGCATTTATGCGAAAGATTATTAAAGGAAGGCAATGAAATTATTTGCCTGGACAATTATTTTACGGGAAATAAAAACAACATCATCCAATTGTTGGGCAATCCACATTTTGAGATGGTACGGCATGATATCACGGAGCCTTATTATGCCGAGGTGGACGAAATCTATAATTTGGCCTGTCCCGCATCGCCTGTTCATTACCAGTACAATCCCATTAAAACCATAAAGACTTCGGTAATGGGAGCCATAAATACCTTGGGTTTGGCAAAACGGGTGAAAGCAAAGATCTTGCAAGCCAGTACTAGCGAAGTCTATGGAGACCCGCATGTGCATCCCCAAAGAGAAAGTTACTGGGGGAACGTAAACCCCATAGGGATTCGTTCCTGTTATGACGAAGGGAAACGTTGTGCTGAAACCTTGTTTATGGACTATCACAACCAAAATGATGTTGCCATAAAAATTATCAGAATATTTAATACTTATGGTCCCAATATGAACCCTGCTGACGGTAGAGTGGTTTCCAACTTTATTGTTCAAGCTTTGAAAGGTGAAAACATCACTATTTTTGGCGATGGATTGCAAACGCGCTCCTTCCAGTATGTAGATGATTTGGTGGAAGGCATGATCCGAATGATGAATACTGACAATTCGTTTTTGGGTCCCGTGAATATCGGGAATCCCAACGAATTTACAATGTTGGAATTGGCCGAAGCTGTTGTTGAATTAACAAATTCGAGTTCCAATATTATTCACCTTCCCTTACCGCAAGATGACCCCAAACAACGCCAACCGGACATAAGTTTGGCTAAAGAAAAACTGCAAGGATGGGAGCCGAAGGTTGAATTACGAGAAGGGCTTCAATCTACGATAAGGTACTTTGATGAATTATTAAAGAGTTCCAACTAATCATTAGTGGGTGATTTTTTTTGGTTTGTAAATAAATTTAGCATAATGCGCGTATCCATAATTACAGTTTGTTACAATAGAAAAGAAACTATCGAGCAATCGATACAAAGTGTTTTGGGACAAGATTATCCCCAGATAGAATACATCGTTGTCGATGGGGCATCAACCGATGGCACCACGGAAATTATTGAAAAGTATTCGGATAAAATATCCCAATATATTTCGGAACCAGATCAAGGAATGTATGATGCCATCAACAAAGGTTTGGCCATGGCTACCGGTGATGTTGTGGGTTTAATGCATTCGGATGACGAGTTTTATGATCGATCGGTCGTTTCTAAAATTGTCGAGGCTTTTAAAAAATCACCTAATAGTGATGCTATTTATGGAGATGGTGTTTATGTCAGCAATGATGATGAACAAAAACTTATACGCAACAGAATTGGTGGGGCTTATGATTTCAATAAAATAAAATCGGGTTGGTTGCCTTTGCATCCTACCGTATATATAAAGAAATCCATTATTGAAAAATATGGTTATTATAATTTGGATTTTACCATTGCCTCGGATACCGAGTTTCTATTGCGGTATTTATTCAAACACAAAATAAATATTAGCTATCTCCATCACTATGTTGTCAAAATGCGAATGGGAGGGATGAGTACCAGTTACAAAAGGGCTTTTGAAGTATTGAGGGAGGATTACAGAATTTACAAGTATCATGGTCTTTCTGCGTTTAAGACTGTTTTTCTTAAAAAGTCAATGGCCTTGTTGCAATATATCAGGAAATGAGAGGGTTGTCGGTTTTCTGTTTTCTGTTATCGGTTAGTTGTTTCCTATTTTCGGATAGTTGTTTTCTATTTTCGGATAGTTGTTTTCTATTTTCGGGTAGTTGTTTCCTATTTTCGGTTAGTTGTTTCCTGTTTTCGGTTAGTTGCTTCCTGTTTTCGGTTAGTTGTTTCCTATTTTCGGTTAGTTGTTTCCTGTTTTCGGTTGTCGGTTTCCTGTTTTCGGTTGTGTGTTGGAAGTTAGAATAAAGAATCAAGAATCAAGAATCAAGAGTGAAGCGTGTCGAAAAAAGGCTGATTTTCTCTAATTTAATATATAGAACAACGAATAATAAATACTAATTTTCTACTTCAATCAGTATGTCACTTTTAAAATTATTTGCCACCTATCGTTTTTCCCGTTATTTCAAGCTGGGTTTTCTGGTTTGGGATTTGGTGTTGTTGAACCTTTCCATCGCGCTTTCTTTTTGGTTGCGGTATGGGGGTGAGGTTTCCCTGGTTTATTTGAGGGGAGACAAAGCGGTTTCTTTGTTGTCGAACATTTTTTGGATTGGCTTGTTGTTGCACAGGGATTCCTATCGAATTGTGAGGACCGAGCGCATCGAATCGATTCTTTACCGAACCATTCGATTGTTGTTGGTCTTGATGGCCCTTGTTTCCTTGTTTATTTATGTGTTGAAATATACCGAGGTTTCCCGTTTGCGGATGGTTTATTTCTGTTCTGTTTTCTTTGTCCTGTTGGTCAGTTTTCGCATCCTTTTCATGAAAATGTTGAAGCATGTTCGTACCAAGGGGTATAATTTCAGGGAAGTGGTGATTGTGGGCGCCAATGCCATGGGGGAACGGATGAACCGCATACTGTCCAAAGACTTGACTTATGGCTACCGGGTGACGGGTTTTTTTGACGACGAACCGGACGGTACCGAGCTCAAGGCGCCCCTTTTGGGCGGATTTGCCGAGGTCGAGCATTATTTGGCCAGCCACAAAATAGACGAAATGTACGTGGCCTTGCATATCAACAAGATAGACACCATCAACCAGATGACTGCCCTTTGCGAGCGCTACATGGTTCGTATTCGCTATATTCCCGATTTTCAACAATACACCAAAACCAACCGGGTGGAAGTGTCTTTTTACGGCAACGGCAATGTTCCCGTCCTGATGTTGCGCAAAGAACCTTTGGAAATTCCGTTGCACCGCATCATAAAAAAACTATTCGACTTTTGTTTTTCCTTGTTTGTCATTGTCTTCGTCTTTTCATGGTTGTTTCCCATCCTGATGCTCCTGATCAAGCTGAATTCTCGCGGCCCCGTCTTTTTTGTGCAACAACGTTCGGGCAGGGACAATCAATCCTTTCCCTGTTTCAAGTTTCGAACGATGTACGTCAACAAGGAAGCGAATAAAGTGCAAGCCACCCAAAATGATGCGAGGATTACCAAAGTGGGCGCGTTTTTGCGCCGGACCAGCCTGGACGAGTTTCCGCAATTCTTCAATGTTTTGCTGGGCAACATGTCCGTAGTGGGGCCGCGACCGCACATGCTCTCGCATACGGAACAATACTCGGAATTAATCAACAATTTCTTGGTGCGCCATTACGCCAAACCGGGCATCACGGGCTGGGCACAAGTGAACGGCTATCGCGGCGAAACCAAGGCGCTGTCCGACATGGAAGGTCGTGTGGAACACGATATCTGGTATATCGAAAACTGGAGCCTGCTGCTGGATGTCAAGATTGTCTGGAAAACTTTTATACAGGTGTTTCAGGGGGACGAGAATGCGTTTTAGGGGAGTTGGAAGAGGGAAGATGGGAGTTGGAAGAGGGAAGAGGGAAGAGGGAAGAGGGGAGTTGGAAGATGGGAGTTGGAAGAGGGCGACAATGAAGTTGAAAAGTAAAGGGCCGAGACGCTTCCAGCGTGACAAACAAAACTGGAAAATAGTTACCAATTTTGCAGTAATCCAATAATTGACCGTAGTCCAGATTGCCGCGTTCCACTCGCCATGACAGGTGGAACAGGAAGAAGGTTTTCTGTTATCGGTTGGAAGAGGGAAGAGGGGAGTTGGAAGAGGGCGACAATGAAGTTGAAAAGTAAAGGGACGAGACGCTTCCAGCGTGACAAACAAAACTGGAAAATAGTTACCGGCACGATTTTGCAGTAATCCAATAATTGACCCTAGTCCAGATTGCCGCGTTCCACTCTCCATGACAGGTGGAACAGGAAGAAGGTTTTCTGTTATCTGTTTTCTGTTATCTGTTTTGGGTTAGGAGTTAATGGAAAGCCGAAAATTTCAAAATAAAAAAATAATTAAAACCAAGAGGCTAATGCCTATATTTGCCAACTTAAAATATCAAACCCCATGCAGTATTTTTTTGGATTAAAAAAAACAATCCCCTTCCTTTTTGTTCTTCTGTTGTTTTCTTGCGCTTCAAGAAAAGACAGTGTTTATTATCAAAATATTGATACCCTATCGGGTCAAGACAAACAAAATAGTTACGAAATAAAAATTCAACCCGATGATTTGTTGCTGATTATCGTGTCGGCCGACGATCCCGAAACGGCGATTCCTTTTAATTTGAGTTCCGTGAGTGTTCCATCGGCTTATAACATGATGGCTTCCAGAGGACAAGAAACCATGCAGTCTTATTTGGTGGATGCGGGCGGCTCGATTGATTTTCCGGTTTTGGGAAAACTGAAGGTGGGCGGTTTGTCGCGTACCGAAGTGATTCAATTGTTGGAGGGCAAAATATCGAAATACATCAAAAATCCGATTATCAACCTTCGCTTGATGAATTTCAAGGTGTCGGTGCAGGGGGAAGTAACGCTGCCGGGCACTTATCCGGTGTCTTCCGATCGGGTTACCTTGATAGAAGCGCTCAGCATGGCCAAGGACTTGACGGTTTATGGCAAAAGGGACAATATTTTAATTATCAGGGAGGTAAATGGCGTCAAGTCGTACAACAGGGTCGACATCACCAAGGCCGATTTCATCAATTCTCCTTATTATTATCTGGCCCAAAATGACGTGGTGTATGTGGAGCCCAACAAAGTCCGAATCAATGGAGCTGCAGTGGGAGCGAATACGGGGGTCATCATCTCGGTTACCTCTTTAGTGATCACTTTAATTACCTTAATTGTTACCGCAAAAAACTAAACTATTCCATGGATTTTTACAACAACTCCGACGACAACGAAAACGAAGATTTTAATTTAAGGGAGGCTATTGACCGCTATCTGGATCATTGGCAATGGTTTGTATTGGCTGTTTGTCTTTGCGTGACCATGGCTTATGTGTATTTGAGATATACCACGCCCCAATACCAGGCCAGTACCACTATTTTGGTCAAAGATGAAAACAAGGGAGGCATGCTTTCCGAATTGTCCGCTTTTGCCGATATGGGCTTGGGAGGAGGCATGAAGAGCAACCTGGACAATGAAATCGAAATCTTGAAGTCGCGAACCTTGGTCGAAAGAACAGTCAAAAAACTGGGATTAAATATTTCGATGACCGTAAAAGGGAATGTCGTGGATGCCGAAATATATGGGAATACTCCAATAAAAGTGCATTTTTTGAACAAGAAACCCGCTTTTTACACGGATAAAACGAGTTTGGAGTTCGTGACATTAACTCCTGACACCTTTGCCTTGACAAGCGAATCCAATGAGGAGGACACTGTGCCGGTATTGTCGAGTCCAAAAAAGGCATTTCGGTACGGGGAGATCATTTCGACTCGCAATGCCGATTTAATCATTACAAAAGGGATTGCCCAAAAAGCTGGAATAAGCACTGATGAAAGACCCGTCACTATTATTGTCAATCCACTCGAAAATGTGGTGGCCAGCTTCCAGAAGCGCCTGAACGTGAATCCCATCAGCAAAACGAGTAGCGTGGTCGAGATTTCCATAGTCGATCCCGTAACCAAAAAAGCGGAAGCTTTCCTGGATAATTTGATCCAAATTTACAATGAGGATGCCGCTGCCGACAAGAGTTTTATTTCGGAAAACACCTCAAAATTCGTGGCCAATCGATTGTTGTTGATCACCCAAGAGTTGGATGGCGTAGAGAAAGAGGTACAGCATTTCAAGACCTCTAACAAACTGACCGACATTGAAACTGAAGCCAAGCTTTTTATTGAAGGCTCGAGCGAGTACAACAAGAAAAGGGTCGAGATCGAGATCCAGTTGAACATGGTGGCCTCGATGCTGGATTTTATCAGGAAAAGCACCAATTCGGATTTGTTGCCCACCAACATGATTTCGGCCAAAGGCGAAGAAAGCGGCTTGATGGATTCCTATAACCAGTTGGTTTTGGAGCGCAACCGCATCTTGAAGTCGGCCACGACGGCGAATCCAACGGTTGTCAAACTGGACCAACAGCTTGCT comes from the Flavobacterium limnophilum genome and includes:
- a CDS encoding UDP-glucuronic acid decarboxylase family protein, with the protein product MKKILITGGAGFVGSHLCERLLKEGNEIICLDNYFTGNKNNIIQLLGNPHFEMVRHDITEPYYAEVDEIYNLACPASPVHYQYNPIKTIKTSVMGAINTLGLAKRVKAKILQASTSEVYGDPHVHPQRESYWGNVNPIGIRSCYDEGKRCAETLFMDYHNQNDVAIKIIRIFNTYGPNMNPADGRVVSNFIVQALKGENITIFGDGLQTRSFQYVDDLVEGMIRMMNTDNSFLGPVNIGNPNEFTMLELAEAVVELTNSSSNIIHLPLPQDDPKQRQPDISLAKEKLQGWEPKVELREGLQSTIRYFDELLKSSN
- a CDS encoding glycosyltransferase family 2 protein, whose product is MRVSIITVCYNRKETIEQSIQSVLGQDYPQIEYIVVDGASTDGTTEIIEKYSDKISQYISEPDQGMYDAINKGLAMATGDVVGLMHSDDEFYDRSVVSKIVEAFKKSPNSDAIYGDGVYVSNDDEQKLIRNRIGGAYDFNKIKSGWLPLHPTVYIKKSIIEKYGYYNLDFTIASDTEFLLRYLFKHKINISYLHHYVVKMRMGGMSTSYKRAFEVLREDYRIYKYHGLSAFKTVFLKKSMALLQYIRK
- a CDS encoding undecaprenyl-phosphate glucose phosphotransferase; the protein is MSLLKLFATYRFSRYFKLGFLVWDLVLLNLSIALSFWLRYGGEVSLVYLRGDKAVSLLSNIFWIGLLLHRDSYRIVRTERIESILYRTIRLLLVLMALVSLFIYVLKYTEVSRLRMVYFCSVFFVLLVSFRILFMKMLKHVRTKGYNFREVVIVGANAMGERMNRILSKDLTYGYRVTGFFDDEPDGTELKAPLLGGFAEVEHYLASHKIDEMYVALHINKIDTINQMTALCERYMVRIRYIPDFQQYTKTNRVEVSFYGNGNVPVLMLRKEPLEIPLHRIIKKLFDFCFSLFVIVFVFSWLFPILMLLIKLNSRGPVFFVQQRSGRDNQSFPCFKFRTMYVNKEANKVQATQNDARITKVGAFLRRTSLDEFPQFFNVLLGNMSVVGPRPHMLSHTEQYSELINNFLVRHYAKPGITGWAQVNGYRGETKALSDMEGRVEHDIWYIENWSLLLDVKIVWKTFIQVFQGDENAF
- a CDS encoding polysaccharide biosynthesis/export family protein; translation: MQYFFGLKKTIPFLFVLLLFSCASRKDSVYYQNIDTLSGQDKQNSYEIKIQPDDLLLIIVSADDPETAIPFNLSSVSVPSAYNMMASRGQETMQSYLVDAGGSIDFPVLGKLKVGGLSRTEVIQLLEGKISKYIKNPIINLRLMNFKVSVQGEVTLPGTYPVSSDRVTLIEALSMAKDLTVYGKRDNILIIREVNGVKSYNRVDITKADFINSPYYYLAQNDVVYVEPNKVRINGAAVGANTGVIISVTSLVITLITLIVTAKN
- a CDS encoding GumC family protein; the encoded protein is MDFYNNSDDNENEDFNLREAIDRYLDHWQWFVLAVCLCVTMAYVYLRYTTPQYQASTTILVKDENKGGMLSELSAFADMGLGGGMKSNLDNEIEILKSRTLVERTVKKLGLNISMTVKGNVVDAEIYGNTPIKVHFLNKKPAFYTDKTSLEFVTLTPDTFALTSESNEEDTVPVLSSPKKAFRYGEIISTRNADLIITKGIAQKAGISTDERPVTIIVNPLENVVASFQKRLNVNPISKTSSVVEISIVDPVTKKAEAFLDNLIQIYNEDAAADKSFISENTSKFVANRLLLITQELDGVEKEVQHFKTSNKLTDIETEAKLFIEGSSEYNKKRVEIEIQLNMVASMLDFIRKSTNSDLLPTNMISAKGEESGLMDSYNQLVLERNRILKSATTANPTVVKLDQQLASLKTNIAESLRRLQANLNIQKRDLRSQEGILDNKIGAIPVQERQFRVIARQQKVKEELYLYLLQKREETAISLAATEPNARVVDAAKASKAPVSPKKNIIYLAALLLGLLIPFGILYLMDLLDTKVKSRFEITSKLSIPFLGEIPKSESPNEIVDATSRSSTAEAMRIVRMNLDFMLNQVPEGRAKTILFTSTISGEGKTFLSVNLASIFALSGKKVLLIGMDIRNPKLNEYIDLPSSAGLTNYLSTSDARIGDYIFKHKGFEQLYILPPGSIPPNPTELLMNQKVDELFAQFKKEYDFIIVDTAPVSLVSDTLIIAKHADTFVYVVRANVLDKRMLHIPEVLYREKKLPNMALLLNDAETKKGYGYGYGYGVTVKNVPWYKKVFNR